One segment of Castanea sativa cultivar Marrone di Chiusa Pesio chromosome 3, ASM4071231v1 DNA contains the following:
- the LOC142627165 gene encoding homeobox protein knotted-1-like 6, which produces MMDGMYGLNSAAEYSDKALMSPDNLIMPTDYQTLLSSSSSSGAFASFRDHHHHRIPIFGSEELLSAAASAISEASEIQREELNMSTIIKAKIASHPCYPRLLQAYIDCQKVGAPPEIAGLLDEIRQENDLCKRDTASTCLGADPELDEFMETYCDMLVKYKSDLSRPFDEATTFLNKIQMQLSNLSTGASIRTLSDEGAVSSDEDFSGGEVEVQEAQMRGEDRDLKDRLLRRFGSHIGTLKLEFSKKKKKGKLPREARQALLEWWNVHYKWPYPTEGDKIALAESTGLDQKQINNWFINQRKRHWKPSENMQLAVRDNLSGPFFADD; this is translated from the exons ATGATGGATGGAATGTACGGTCTAAACTCAGCGGCGGAGTACTCAGACAAGGCTTTGATGTCCCCAGACAATCTGATCATGCCCACGGATTACCAGACCttgttgtcttcttcttcttcttcaggaGCTTTTGCCTCTTTCCgcgatcatcatcatcatcggaTTCCAATATTTGGATCCGAGGAACTTCTCTCAGCGGCAGCCTCAGCCATCTCCGAAGCCTCAGAAATTCAACGCGAAGAGCTCAACATGTCCACCATCATCAAAGCCAAAATCGCTTCCCATCCTTGCTACCCTCGTTTGCTTCAAGCTTACATCGATTGCCAAAAg GTAGGGGCGCCTCCGGAGATAGCGGGTTTATTAGACGAAATCCGGCAAGAAAACGACCTTTGTAAGAGAGACACTGCTTCCACGTGTTTAGGAGCCGATCCCGAGCTCGACGAGTTCATG GAAACCTACTGTGACATGTTGGTCAAGTACAAATCTGATCTTTCCAGGCCTTTTGACGAGGCAACCACGTTCTTGAACAAGATCCAAATGCAGCTCAGCAATCTCTCCACAGGTGCCTCCATTAGAACCCTTTCCG ATGAAGGTGCTGTATCATCAGATGAGGATTTCAGTGGTGGAGAGGTGGAGGTTCAGGAAGCTCAAATGAGGGGTGAAGATCGTGATCTTAAAGATAGGCTATTACGTAGGTTTGGCAGTCACATTGGTACATTGAAGCTGGAATtctcaaagaagaagaagaaaggaaagttACCGAGAGAAGCAAGGCAAGCATTGCTTGAGTGGTGGAATGTTCACTATAAATGGCCATATCCAACG GAAGGTGATAAGATTGCGCTGGCTGAATCAACAGGCCTAGATCAGAAGCAAATTAACAATTGGTTTATAAACCAACGAAAGCGGCATTGGAAACCATCAGAGAATATGCAATTGGCTGTTAGGGATAATCTTTCAGGACCATTCTTTGCCGATGACTGA